In the genome of Populus alba chromosome 11, ASM523922v2, whole genome shotgun sequence, one region contains:
- the LOC118040838 gene encoding uncharacterized protein isoform X1, translating into MSFDLDGSNHLVKQSSHGTFETTEEHQVVPFLPRLMIEKSFVLNKRKSNLSNIPLPQSAATFYNGFSPQFEILESCESTMRLHLYLKAGKDDVSAGVPGKFLHAVIGYDVSDVGSIASTIMYALYLNETIKSDQFCTVPIINMKRTDLSSHAELKWFLDSCHIDVPSLLFVDEIDLSYFDLFGCLKLVLVNGHKLPTRQEALKEAVVEVFNCRKGESVYPWVETVTVDQAIASAQDCLCCSLIAEKLFLTSPELLAGQRFSELLLAGILMDTGNLTSPHCTTKDKYMATLLLNGAGRFRSNGLYQIMRYKMYDISDLKVVDILRKDFKKWTRGGKPDPTGSRSMVSNIGMSSIGISLDQFLAHERSSKEEIKYFQQSEKLRLLMIVSGYYDAEKNFKREILVSAESVELMRNLLSFFSSNASHLPLKAMHRPSLRDDMKAFEIDKVTSRKTIERLLEEFGGASKG; encoded by the exons ATGAGCTTTGATTTAGATGGTTCAAATCATTTAGTGAAACAATCCAGTCATGGTACCTTTGAAACAACTGAAGAACACCAAGTTGTACCTTTCCTACCAAGACttatgattgaaaaatcatttgttCTGAACAAAAGGAAATCAAACCTGTCAAATATTCCACTTCCTCAGTCGGCCGCAACATTTTATAATGGATTTTCCCCACAATTTGAAATTTTGGAATCATGTGAAAGCACCATGAGGCTACATTTATACTTGAAAGCAGGAAAGGATGATGTGAGTGCTGGTGTTCCTGGAAAATTCTTGCATGCAGTGATTGGTTATGATGTCTCAG aCGTTGGATCCATCGCTTCGACCATCATGTATGCTCTCTACTTGAATGAGACAATCAAAAGTGACCAGTTCTGCACTGTACCTATCATTAATATGAAGAGGACAGACCTAAGTTCTCATGCAGAACTAAAATGGTTTCTGGATTCTTGTCATATTGATGTGCCATCCTTACTTTTCGTAGATGAG ATTGATCTGTCATACTTTGACCTGTTCGGGTGTCTCAAGCTAGTGCTAGTGAATGGACACAAGCTCCCAACAAGACAAGAG GCATTAAAGGAAGCGGTCGTTGAAGTATTCAATTGCAGAAAG GGTGAATCTGTGTATCCTTGGGTTGAGACTGTTACTGTTGATCAG GCTATTGCTTCTGCACAGGACTGCTTATGCTGTAGCCTTATTGCTGAAAAGTTATTCCTGACTTCACCTGAGCTTTTGGCAGGGCAAAGATTCAGTGAACTTTTG TTAGCTGGCATCCTAATGGATACTGGAAACCTTACTAGTCCTCATTGCACTACCAAAGACAAGTACATGGCTACTTTGTTACTCAATGGCGCTGGTCGCTTCAGATCCAATGGTCTTTATCAAATAA TGAGATACAAAATGTATGATATCTCTGATCTTAAAGTAGTTGACATATTGCGCAAGGATTTTAAAAAGTGGACAAGAGGAG GTAAGCCAGATCCTACTGGTTCAAGATCGATGGTGTCAAATATTGGGATGAGCTCCATTGGCATATCACTGGACCAGTTTCTTGCTCATGAACGTTCTTCGAAAGAAGAAATCAAGTATTTCCAGC AGTCGGAGAAGCTTCGGTTACTCATGATTGTATCAGGATATTATGATGCTGAGAAGAACTTCA AGAGGGAGATACTGGTCTCTGCTGAATCTGTGGAGCTTATGAGGAATCTGCTATCCTTCTTCAGTTCAAATGCCTCCCATCTGCCACTCAAAGCTATGCATAGACCAA GTCTCAGAGATGACATGAAGGCATTTGAGATTGACAAAGTTACATCAAGAAAGACTATCGAGCGTCTCTTGGAAGAATTTGGTGGGGCATCAAAAGGCTAA
- the LOC118040838 gene encoding uncharacterized protein isoform X2: MSFDLDGSNHLVKQSSHGTFETTEEHQVVPFLPRLMIEKSFVLNKRKSNLSNIPLPQSAATFYNGFSPQFEILESCESTMRLHLYLKAGKDDVSAGVPGKFLHAVIGYDVSDVGSIASTIMYALYLNETIKSDQFCTVPIINMKRTDLSSHAELKWFLDSCHIDVPSLLFVDEIDLSYFDLFGCLKLVLVNGHKLPTRQEALKEAVVEVFNCRKGESVYPWVETVTVDQDCLCCSLIAEKLFLTSPELLAGQRFSELLLAGILMDTGNLTSPHCTTKDKYMATLLLNGAGRFRSNGLYQIMRYKMYDISDLKVVDILRKDFKKWTRGGKPDPTGSRSMVSNIGMSSIGISLDQFLAHERSSKEEIKYFQQSEKLRLLMIVSGYYDAEKNFKREILVSAESVELMRNLLSFFSSNASHLPLKAMHRPSLRDDMKAFEIDKVTSRKTIERLLEEFGGASKG; encoded by the exons ATGAGCTTTGATTTAGATGGTTCAAATCATTTAGTGAAACAATCCAGTCATGGTACCTTTGAAACAACTGAAGAACACCAAGTTGTACCTTTCCTACCAAGACttatgattgaaaaatcatttgttCTGAACAAAAGGAAATCAAACCTGTCAAATATTCCACTTCCTCAGTCGGCCGCAACATTTTATAATGGATTTTCCCCACAATTTGAAATTTTGGAATCATGTGAAAGCACCATGAGGCTACATTTATACTTGAAAGCAGGAAAGGATGATGTGAGTGCTGGTGTTCCTGGAAAATTCTTGCATGCAGTGATTGGTTATGATGTCTCAG aCGTTGGATCCATCGCTTCGACCATCATGTATGCTCTCTACTTGAATGAGACAATCAAAAGTGACCAGTTCTGCACTGTACCTATCATTAATATGAAGAGGACAGACCTAAGTTCTCATGCAGAACTAAAATGGTTTCTGGATTCTTGTCATATTGATGTGCCATCCTTACTTTTCGTAGATGAG ATTGATCTGTCATACTTTGACCTGTTCGGGTGTCTCAAGCTAGTGCTAGTGAATGGACACAAGCTCCCAACAAGACAAGAG GCATTAAAGGAAGCGGTCGTTGAAGTATTCAATTGCAGAAAG GGTGAATCTGTGTATCCTTGGGTTGAGACTGTTACTGTTGATCAG GACTGCTTATGCTGTAGCCTTATTGCTGAAAAGTTATTCCTGACTTCACCTGAGCTTTTGGCAGGGCAAAGATTCAGTGAACTTTTG TTAGCTGGCATCCTAATGGATACTGGAAACCTTACTAGTCCTCATTGCACTACCAAAGACAAGTACATGGCTACTTTGTTACTCAATGGCGCTGGTCGCTTCAGATCCAATGGTCTTTATCAAATAA TGAGATACAAAATGTATGATATCTCTGATCTTAAAGTAGTTGACATATTGCGCAAGGATTTTAAAAAGTGGACAAGAGGAG GTAAGCCAGATCCTACTGGTTCAAGATCGATGGTGTCAAATATTGGGATGAGCTCCATTGGCATATCACTGGACCAGTTTCTTGCTCATGAACGTTCTTCGAAAGAAGAAATCAAGTATTTCCAGC AGTCGGAGAAGCTTCGGTTACTCATGATTGTATCAGGATATTATGATGCTGAGAAGAACTTCA AGAGGGAGATACTGGTCTCTGCTGAATCTGTGGAGCTTATGAGGAATCTGCTATCCTTCTTCAGTTCAAATGCCTCCCATCTGCCACTCAAAGCTATGCATAGACCAA GTCTCAGAGATGACATGAAGGCATTTGAGATTGACAAAGTTACATCAAGAAAGACTATCGAGCGTCTCTTGGAAGAATTTGGTGGGGCATCAAAAGGCTAA
- the LOC118040838 gene encoding uncharacterized protein isoform X3 translates to MSFDLDGSNHLVKQSSHGTFETTEEHQVVPFLPRLMIEKSFVLNKRKSNLSNIPLPQSAATFYNGFSPQFEILESCESTMRLHLYLKAGKDDVSAGVPGKFLHAVIGYDVSDVGSIASTIMYALYLNETIKSDQFCTVPIINMKRTDLSSHAELKWFLDSCHIDVPSLLFVDEIDLSYFDLFGCLKLVLVNGHKLPTRQEALKEAVVEVFNCRKGESVYPWVETVTVDQLAGILMDTGNLTSPHCTTKDKYMATLLLNGAGRFRSNGLYQIMRYKMYDISDLKVVDILRKDFKKWTRGGKPDPTGSRSMVSNIGMSSIGISLDQFLAHERSSKEEIKYFQQSEKLRLLMIVSGYYDAEKNFKREILVSAESVELMRNLLSFFSSNASHLPLKAMHRPSLRDDMKAFEIDKVTSRKTIERLLEEFGGASKG, encoded by the exons ATGAGCTTTGATTTAGATGGTTCAAATCATTTAGTGAAACAATCCAGTCATGGTACCTTTGAAACAACTGAAGAACACCAAGTTGTACCTTTCCTACCAAGACttatgattgaaaaatcatttgttCTGAACAAAAGGAAATCAAACCTGTCAAATATTCCACTTCCTCAGTCGGCCGCAACATTTTATAATGGATTTTCCCCACAATTTGAAATTTTGGAATCATGTGAAAGCACCATGAGGCTACATTTATACTTGAAAGCAGGAAAGGATGATGTGAGTGCTGGTGTTCCTGGAAAATTCTTGCATGCAGTGATTGGTTATGATGTCTCAG aCGTTGGATCCATCGCTTCGACCATCATGTATGCTCTCTACTTGAATGAGACAATCAAAAGTGACCAGTTCTGCACTGTACCTATCATTAATATGAAGAGGACAGACCTAAGTTCTCATGCAGAACTAAAATGGTTTCTGGATTCTTGTCATATTGATGTGCCATCCTTACTTTTCGTAGATGAG ATTGATCTGTCATACTTTGACCTGTTCGGGTGTCTCAAGCTAGTGCTAGTGAATGGACACAAGCTCCCAACAAGACAAGAG GCATTAAAGGAAGCGGTCGTTGAAGTATTCAATTGCAGAAAG GGTGAATCTGTGTATCCTTGGGTTGAGACTGTTACTGTTGATCAG TTAGCTGGCATCCTAATGGATACTGGAAACCTTACTAGTCCTCATTGCACTACCAAAGACAAGTACATGGCTACTTTGTTACTCAATGGCGCTGGTCGCTTCAGATCCAATGGTCTTTATCAAATAA TGAGATACAAAATGTATGATATCTCTGATCTTAAAGTAGTTGACATATTGCGCAAGGATTTTAAAAAGTGGACAAGAGGAG GTAAGCCAGATCCTACTGGTTCAAGATCGATGGTGTCAAATATTGGGATGAGCTCCATTGGCATATCACTGGACCAGTTTCTTGCTCATGAACGTTCTTCGAAAGAAGAAATCAAGTATTTCCAGC AGTCGGAGAAGCTTCGGTTACTCATGATTGTATCAGGATATTATGATGCTGAGAAGAACTTCA AGAGGGAGATACTGGTCTCTGCTGAATCTGTGGAGCTTATGAGGAATCTGCTATCCTTCTTCAGTTCAAATGCCTCCCATCTGCCACTCAAAGCTATGCATAGACCAA GTCTCAGAGATGACATGAAGGCATTTGAGATTGACAAAGTTACATCAAGAAAGACTATCGAGCGTCTCTTGGAAGAATTTGGTGGGGCATCAAAAGGCTAA
- the LOC118040838 gene encoding uncharacterized protein isoform X4: MSFDLDGSNHLVKQSSHGTFETTEEHQVVPFLPRLMIEKSFVLNKRKSNLSNIPLPQSAATFYNGFSPQFEILESCESTMRLHLYLKAGKDDVSAGVPGKFLHAVIGYDVSDVGSIASTIMYALYLNETIKSDQFCTVPIINMKRTDLSSHAELKWFLDSCHIDVPSLLFVDEIDLSYFDLFGCLKLVLVNGHKLPTRQEALKEAVVEVFNCRKGESVYPWVETVTVDQAIASAQDCLCCSLIAEKLFLTSPELLAGQRFSELLLAGILMDTGNLTSPHCTTKDKYMATLLLNGAGRFRSNGLYQIMRYKMYDISDLKVVDILRKDFKKWTRGGKPDPTGSRSMVSNIGMSSIGISLDQFLAHERSSKEEIKYFQRLRDDMKAFEIDKVTSRKTIERLLEEFGGASKG; this comes from the exons ATGAGCTTTGATTTAGATGGTTCAAATCATTTAGTGAAACAATCCAGTCATGGTACCTTTGAAACAACTGAAGAACACCAAGTTGTACCTTTCCTACCAAGACttatgattgaaaaatcatttgttCTGAACAAAAGGAAATCAAACCTGTCAAATATTCCACTTCCTCAGTCGGCCGCAACATTTTATAATGGATTTTCCCCACAATTTGAAATTTTGGAATCATGTGAAAGCACCATGAGGCTACATTTATACTTGAAAGCAGGAAAGGATGATGTGAGTGCTGGTGTTCCTGGAAAATTCTTGCATGCAGTGATTGGTTATGATGTCTCAG aCGTTGGATCCATCGCTTCGACCATCATGTATGCTCTCTACTTGAATGAGACAATCAAAAGTGACCAGTTCTGCACTGTACCTATCATTAATATGAAGAGGACAGACCTAAGTTCTCATGCAGAACTAAAATGGTTTCTGGATTCTTGTCATATTGATGTGCCATCCTTACTTTTCGTAGATGAG ATTGATCTGTCATACTTTGACCTGTTCGGGTGTCTCAAGCTAGTGCTAGTGAATGGACACAAGCTCCCAACAAGACAAGAG GCATTAAAGGAAGCGGTCGTTGAAGTATTCAATTGCAGAAAG GGTGAATCTGTGTATCCTTGGGTTGAGACTGTTACTGTTGATCAG GCTATTGCTTCTGCACAGGACTGCTTATGCTGTAGCCTTATTGCTGAAAAGTTATTCCTGACTTCACCTGAGCTTTTGGCAGGGCAAAGATTCAGTGAACTTTTG TTAGCTGGCATCCTAATGGATACTGGAAACCTTACTAGTCCTCATTGCACTACCAAAGACAAGTACATGGCTACTTTGTTACTCAATGGCGCTGGTCGCTTCAGATCCAATGGTCTTTATCAAATAA TGAGATACAAAATGTATGATATCTCTGATCTTAAAGTAGTTGACATATTGCGCAAGGATTTTAAAAAGTGGACAAGAGGAG GTAAGCCAGATCCTACTGGTTCAAGATCGATGGTGTCAAATATTGGGATGAGCTCCATTGGCATATCACTGGACCAGTTTCTTGCTCATGAACGTTCTTCGAAAGAAGAAATCAAGTATTTCCAGC GTCTCAGAGATGACATGAAGGCATTTGAGATTGACAAAGTTACATCAAGAAAGACTATCGAGCGTCTCTTGGAAGAATTTGGTGGGGCATCAAAAGGCTAA